From one Trifolium pratense cultivar HEN17-A07 linkage group LG1, ARS_RC_1.1, whole genome shotgun sequence genomic stretch:
- the LOC123887269 gene encoding zinc finger CCCH domain-containing protein 3, translated as MPIRKYYCEYCEKQFQDTPSDRKRHSAGIQHQQAKARWYDSFKPQQHNPNIPPNQPFCSHFINTGFCRYGDSCKYFHPNTNNNMQQHQPIINNTPGDVVVESMGLSLGNLPPSLQPPPEGGYPHIPFVDWG; from the exons ATGCCAATAAGAAAGTATTACTGCGAATACTGCGAAAAGCAATTTCAAGACACTCCATCGGATCGAAAACGTCATTCTGCAGGCATTCAACACCAGCAAGCCAAAGCTCGTTGGTATGATTCATTCAAACCCCAACAACACAACCCTAATATTCCACCTAATCAACCCTTCTGCTCCCACTTCATCAACACg GGTTTTTGTCGTTACGGCGATTCTTGCAAATATTTTCATCCCAATACCAACAACAATATGCAGCAACATCAACCAATAATTAACAACACACCAGGGGATGTAGTTGTAGAAAGCATGGGGTTGTCTTTGGGCAATTTACCTCCGTCGCTGCAGCCACCGCCTGAGGGTGGATACCCTCACATTCCCTTTGTCGACTGGGGATAG
- the LOC123886974 gene encoding glycogen synthase kinase-3 homolog MsK-1-like isoform X1 has product MRDMVLNLQKLIPSPPKPPQFLLNHKEMEATVVDSGNGTETGHIIVTTIGGRNGQPKQTISYMAERVVGHGSFGVVFQAKCLETGETVAIKKVLQDKRYKNRELQTMRLLDHPNVVSLKHCFFSTTEKDELYLNLVLEYVPETVHRVIKHYNKLNQRMPMIYVKLYTYQIFRALSYIHRCIGVCHRDIKPQNLLVNPHTHQVKLCDFGSAKVLVKGEPNISYICSRYYRAPELIFGATEYTTAIDVWSVGCVLAEVLLGQPLFPGESGVDQLVEIIKVLGTPTREEIKCMNPNYTEFKFPQIKAHPWHKIFHKRMPPEAVDLVSRLLQYSPNLRCQALDALTHPFFDELRDPNARLPTGRFLPRLFNFKPHELKGIPVETLVKLVPEHARKQCPFLGL; this is encoded by the exons ATGAGGGACATGGTTCTAAATCTGCAGAAGCTTATTCCCTCACCACCGAAACCACCACAGTTCCTCCTAAATCACAAG GAAATGGAAGCCACGGTTGTTGACAGCGGCAATGGAACCGAGACCGGACATATTATTGTGACTACTATTGGTGGTAGAAATGGTCAGCCAAAGCAG ACTATAAGCTATATGGCAGAGCGTGTTGTAGGACATGGATCATTTGGAGTTGTCTTCCAG GCTAAGTGCTTGGAAACTGGTGAAACTGTGGCTATCAAGAAGGTTCTTCAAGACAAGAGGTATAAGAATCGGGAATTGCAAACAATGCGCCTTCTTGATCATCCAAATGTCGTCTCTTTAAAGCATTGTTTCTTTTCAACCACCGAAAAGGATGAACTATACCTTAATTTGGTACTTGAGTATGTTCCCGAAACAGTTCATCGTGTGATTAAGCATTACAACAAGTTGAACCAAAGGATGCCAATGATTTATGTGAAGCTCTATACGTACCAG ATCTTTAGGGCATTATCTTATATTCATCGTTGTATTGGTGTCTGCCATCGGGATATCAAACCTCAAAATCTATTG GTCAATCCACACACCCACCAGGTTAAATTATGTGACTTTGGAAGTGCAAAAGTTTTG GTTAAAGGCGAACCAAATATATCGTACATATGTTCTAGATATTATAGAGCACCTGAGCTTATTTTTGGAGCAACTGAATACACTACAGCTATTGATGTCTGGTCTGTTGGTTGTGTTTTGGCCGAGGTGCTGCTTGGACAG CCGTTGTTCCCTGGCGAGAGTGGAGTTGATCAGCTCGTTGAAATCATCAAG GTTCTGGGAACTCCAACAAGAGAAGAGATTAAATGCATGAATCCTAATTATACAGAATTTAAATTCCCTCAAATTAAAGCTCATCCATGGCACAag ATCTTCCATAAGCGCATGCCTCCAGAAGCTGTTGATTTGGTATCAAGATTATTACAATACTCTCCAAACCTGCGGTGCCAAGCT TTAGATGCCTTGACCCATCCTTTCTTTGACGAGCTTCGTGACCCGAATGCTCGCTTGCCGACTGGTCGTTTCCTTCCACGACTATTTAACTTCAAACCTCACG AACTAAAAGGAATCCCAGTCGAGACCTTGGTGAAATTGGTTCCAGAGCATGCAAGGAAGCAATGCCCGTTTCTTGGCTTGTAA
- the LOC123886974 gene encoding glycogen synthase kinase-3 homolog MsK-1-like isoform X2 has protein sequence MNDMKIRDDREMEATVVDSGNGTETGHIIVTTIGGRNGQPKQTISYMAERVVGHGSFGVVFQAKCLETGETVAIKKVLQDKRYKNRELQTMRLLDHPNVVSLKHCFFSTTEKDELYLNLVLEYVPETVHRVIKHYNKLNQRMPMIYVKLYTYQIFRALSYIHRCIGVCHRDIKPQNLLVNPHTHQVKLCDFGSAKVLVKGEPNISYICSRYYRAPELIFGATEYTTAIDVWSVGCVLAEVLLGQPLFPGESGVDQLVEIIKVLGTPTREEIKCMNPNYTEFKFPQIKAHPWHKIFHKRMPPEAVDLVSRLLQYSPNLRCQALDALTHPFFDELRDPNARLPTGRFLPRLFNFKPHELKGIPVETLVKLVPEHARKQCPFLGL, from the exons ATGAATGATATGAAAATTAGGGATGATAGA GAAATGGAAGCCACGGTTGTTGACAGCGGCAATGGAACCGAGACCGGACATATTATTGTGACTACTATTGGTGGTAGAAATGGTCAGCCAAAGCAG ACTATAAGCTATATGGCAGAGCGTGTTGTAGGACATGGATCATTTGGAGTTGTCTTCCAG GCTAAGTGCTTGGAAACTGGTGAAACTGTGGCTATCAAGAAGGTTCTTCAAGACAAGAGGTATAAGAATCGGGAATTGCAAACAATGCGCCTTCTTGATCATCCAAATGTCGTCTCTTTAAAGCATTGTTTCTTTTCAACCACCGAAAAGGATGAACTATACCTTAATTTGGTACTTGAGTATGTTCCCGAAACAGTTCATCGTGTGATTAAGCATTACAACAAGTTGAACCAAAGGATGCCAATGATTTATGTGAAGCTCTATACGTACCAG ATCTTTAGGGCATTATCTTATATTCATCGTTGTATTGGTGTCTGCCATCGGGATATCAAACCTCAAAATCTATTG GTCAATCCACACACCCACCAGGTTAAATTATGTGACTTTGGAAGTGCAAAAGTTTTG GTTAAAGGCGAACCAAATATATCGTACATATGTTCTAGATATTATAGAGCACCTGAGCTTATTTTTGGAGCAACTGAATACACTACAGCTATTGATGTCTGGTCTGTTGGTTGTGTTTTGGCCGAGGTGCTGCTTGGACAG CCGTTGTTCCCTGGCGAGAGTGGAGTTGATCAGCTCGTTGAAATCATCAAG GTTCTGGGAACTCCAACAAGAGAAGAGATTAAATGCATGAATCCTAATTATACAGAATTTAAATTCCCTCAAATTAAAGCTCATCCATGGCACAag ATCTTCCATAAGCGCATGCCTCCAGAAGCTGTTGATTTGGTATCAAGATTATTACAATACTCTCCAAACCTGCGGTGCCAAGCT TTAGATGCCTTGACCCATCCTTTCTTTGACGAGCTTCGTGACCCGAATGCTCGCTTGCCGACTGGTCGTTTCCTTCCACGACTATTTAACTTCAAACCTCACG AACTAAAAGGAATCCCAGTCGAGACCTTGGTGAAATTGGTTCCAGAGCATGCAAGGAAGCAATGCCCGTTTCTTGGCTTGTAA
- the LOC123887175 gene encoding zinc finger CCCH domain-containing protein 3-like — translation MPIRKYYCEYCEKQFQDTPSDRKRHSAGIQHQQAKARWYDSFKPQQQQQHNPNIPPNQPFCSHFINTGFCRYGDSCKYFHPNTNNNIQQQHQPIINNTPRDVVVESMGVSLGNLPPSLQPPPEGGYPTLPLSTGDRIVIVSIHPA, via the exons ATGCCAATAAGAAAGTATTACTGCGAATACTGCGAAAAGCAATTTCAa GACACTCCGTCGGATCGAAAACGCCACTCTGCAGGCATTCAACACCAGCAAGCCAAAGCTCGTTGGTATGATTCCTTCAAaccccaacaacaacaacaacacaaccCTAATATTCCACCTAATCAACCCTTCTGCTCCCACTTCATCAACACG GGTTTTTGTCGCTACGGCGATTCTTGCAAATATTTTCATCCCAATACCAACAACAATATACAGCAGCAGCATCAACCAATAATTAACAACACACCAAGGGATGTAGTTGTAGAAAGTATGGGAGTGTCGTTGGGGAATTTACCTCCGTCGCTACAGCCTCCGCCTGAGGGTGGATACCCCACATTGCCTTTGTCAACTGGGGATAGAATTGTAATTGTATCCATCCATCCTGCCTAA
- the LOC123887469 gene encoding pyrrolidone-carboxylate peptidase gives MGSEGPSAAVTTVHITGFKKFHGVSENPTETIVNNLTEYVKKKGLPKGLVIGSCSILDTAGQGALIPLYQTLQSAVIGKESESSTSNKIIWLHFGVNSGATRFAIERQAVNEATFRCPDELGWKPQKVPIVPSDGPISKVRETTLPVEEITKSLAKKGYNVMTSDDAGRFVCNYVYYHSLRFAEQNGTKSLFVHVPLFFTINEEIQMQFAASLLEVLATIC, from the exons ATGGGGTCTGAAGGTCCTTCAGCTGCCGTAACAACAGTTCATATAACAGGTTTCAAGAAATTCCATGGAGTTTCAGAGAATCCAACAGAAACAATTGTGAATAATTTGACTGAATATGTAAAAAAGAAAGGTTTGCCAAAAGGTTTAGTTATTGGAAGCTGCAGCATTCTTGATACTGCTGGACAAGGAGCCCTTATTCCGCTGTACCAGACATTGCAATCTGCCGTTATTGGCAAGGAGTCTGAATCTTCAACTTCCAATAAAATTATTTGG CTGCATTTTGGGGTTAACAGTGGTGCAACAAGGTTCGCAATAGAGCGTCAAGCTGTCAATGAGGCTACCTTTCGTTGTCCCGATGAATTGGGATGGAAGCCCCAG AAAGTTCCCATTGTTCCTTCAGATGGCCCCATTTCAAAAGTACGAGAG ACTACCCTTCCTGTGGAGGAGATCACCAAGTCTTTGGCAAAGAAAGGTTATAATGTAATGACATCTGATGATGCAGGAAGGTTTGTGTGCAATTACGTTTACTATCATTCCCTTCGGTTTGCGGAGCAAAACGGAACCAAATCCCTTTTCGTGCACGTGCCACTCTTCTTTACGATAAATGAAGAAATCCAAATGCAATTTGCTGCTTCCTTATTAGAGGTACTTGCTACAATATGTTAG
- the LOC123887628 gene encoding ABC transporter I family member 20, translating into MSANNGNSVPKPLTVEIKELKFTYPGIDGHPPPGSKPLIEHFSLNLFSGDRCLLVGSNGAGKTTILKILGGKHMVEPEMVRVLGRSAFHDTALSSSGDLCYLGGEWRRDVAFAGFEVPIQMDISAEKMIFGVAGIDPERRAELIKVLDINLSWRLHKVSDGQRRRVQICMGLLKPFKVLLLDEITVDLDVLARADLLKFLKKECDERGATIIYATHIFDGLEDWPTNIVYVAHGRLQLALPIEKVRETSKLSLMRTVEAWLRKERDEDRRIRKEKKAAGLPEFEKQVEGSRVVGGDPARASVRVTNNGWAAGRLHSTVAGEENFLLSSNRVLRG; encoded by the exons ATGAGTGCTAATAATGGAAATTCAGTTCCGAAGCCATTAACGGTTGAGATCAAAGAGCTGAAATTCACTTATCCTGGAATCGACGGTCATCCTCCTCCGGGTTCTAAACCTCTCATCGAACATTTCTCTCTCAACCTCTTCTCCGGTGATCGTTGCCTTCTCGTCGGATCCAATGGCGCAG GTAAAACCACAATTCTGAAGATATTAGGAGGGAAACACATGGTGGAACCTGAAATGGTTCGTGTTCTTGGTAGATCAGCTTTTCATGATACTGCTTTATCATCTTCTGGTGATTTGTGTTATCTTGGTGGTGAG TGGAGGAGAGATGTTGCTTTTGCTGGTTTTGAAGTTCCAATACAGATGGACATTTCTGCTGAGAAAATGATATTTGGTGTGGCTGGGATTGATCCTGAAAGAAGAGCAGAGCTTATTAAG GTATTAGATATCAATCTTTCATGGAGATTACATAAAGTATCTGAtggtcaaagaagaagagtgcaAATTTGTATGGGTCTCCTCAAACCTTTCAAG GTCCTTCTTCTGGATGAGATAACAGTTGACCTTGATGTTCTAGCAAGAGCTGACCTTCTgaagtttttaaaaaaggaaTGTGATGAGAGAGGTGCCACTATTATATATGCAACACATATATTTGACGGTCTTGAGGATTGGCCAACAAATATT GTTTATGTTGCTCATGGAAGGCTGCAACTAGCATTGCCCATAGAGAAAGTCAGAGAAACTAGCAAACTGTCACTAATG AGAACAGTAGAAGCTTGGCTACGGAAGGAACGAGACGAAGATAGAAGAATAAGGAAAGAAAAGAAGGCTGCTGGCCTTCCTGAATTTGAAAAGCAAGTTGAGGGAAGTCGTGTAGTTGGGGGGGATCCTGCACGAGCTTCAGTTCGAGTTACTAATAATGGCTGGGCCGCAGGCAGGTTACATTCCACCGTTGCTGGCGAAGAAAATTTCCTCCTAAGCTCAAACCGAGTATTGAGGgggtaa